The genome window ATGCAATTTCCAATCATGGGGTTCATCCGGGATGAATTCCGCCTTTTGACACTCGAAAAAAACACCGATGAGTTCCGTTTCCTTGCGCATCCGGGACAGGAGCTGGTCATAATAAGCTTTCCCCCTCCCCAGCCGGTGGCCGCGTTCATCAAATCCACGGCCGGGAACCAGCGCACAATCAACAATTGCCGGATCCACTTTCTCACAGACCTCGGGGAGGGGTTCCCTCACACCAAAAACCCCGTGCAAAAGTTCATTAGCCGTCCGGACTGCATAAAGCTCGATCTCCCCGGTTTCTTGATTCACCTTCGGCAGGATCACCTTTTTATCCTTTTGTTTCCACAGCTTGAGGAGGAATTCATCCGTGCGGACCTCATCGGGCAGGCTCGCATAAAGGAGGATATTCCGGCTCTGGATAAAGGAGGGCATCCCGGTAATGGTTTTACAAATCTGATGCGCACCCGACTCCATCTCGGCAGGACACATGTCCTCGATCCTTTGTCCGAGCAATTTGCGCAGTTCTTTTTTTAATTTCCGATATTCCACAGTGGAAAATAACCTACCATTAAATACTCCCTGACAACGAGTGAAAAATCACGTATCACCCATGAAAAAAATCCACACACTCCCCGAGGTTTACAATCAACGGGAATCCGGTTAGTTTTTGTGTGATGAAATTTACCGGCACAACATTCATGGTGATCATTTCGATCTTGATCCACGTGGGGATATTTGTGGGGATCGGCAGGTTGGTGTACGTTTTCAGCGTCAAATATCCCGAACAAATCGAAAAACGCCATCTGGAGACTCAGGAACGCCTCTGGCTCAATAGTGCGGTAGAGGAAATCAAGGCTCCTGACGGCTCCACCGAGGCCCTGATCCGGATTAAAATGCCGGAATCCATCCTCAAAGAAGCCACGAATTCGATCTCCGCTCCAAAACTCAAACTCCAATCCAAAAATAATGAAAAACACGATCACTGATCTCCTGTCTGATGAATCACTCCGCCGCCATGAGTTCCCCACGGTAAAAGATTCGATTTTTATGGCCCATGCCGGGGTGACCGCACTGCCCCGTTGTGCGGTGGATGCGATCAAAGAAATGGCTGATTTCGGCGGAGGGGGGAATCAAGAAATGGGGCGGTTATGGCATATCCTCGCCACCGCCCGAAAAACCGCTGCGGAACTCGTGGGCGCTCACCCTGACGAAATCGCCCTGCTCGGACCGACCTCGGTGGGACTCAGCCTCGTGGCCAACGGGATCGACTGGAATGCTGGTGATGAAATCATTTGTTACCAGGACGATTACCCGGCCAATGTTTACCCGTGGGCAAATTGCCAGCGCAAAGGTGTCGTGGTCAAGCGGCTCCAGACAAAAATACTGGGCCTGATCTCCGTGGCCGATATC of Verrucomicrobiota bacterium contains these proteins:
- a CDS encoding 5-formyltetrahydrofolate cyclo-ligase — encoded protein: MEYRKLKKELRKLLGQRIEDMCPAEMESGAHQICKTITGMPSFIQSRNILLYASLPDEVRTDEFLLKLWKQKDKKVILPKVNQETGEIELYAVRTANELLHGVFGVREPLPEVCEKVDPAIVDCALVPGRGFDERGHRLGRGKAYYDQLLSRMRKETELIGVFFECQKAEFIPDEPHDWKLHFVVTETKVYEFTR